A stretch of DNA from Glycine max cultivar Williams 82 chromosome 18, Glycine_max_v4.0, whole genome shotgun sequence:
aacattttataattaaatcttttattttcatacatTATTGATTGATGACTTAAGTGATGAATTCTAATGAAAGTCTTCAAGTTTGAGTTATTCCATGGAGCATTTGGGCCCACAAAAATTATATAGTTAAGTGATATATTATATTGTTGcttgattttttgtttatttaagaattttattttatattaatttaaattaaaatttaaaaatatatatatttaagacttaaatatttattagttctataaatatgtttttttctttctttgagttcgtgttttttatttttatttttcattcctgTGAAAAAGTTATTTGTATTCCCTTTTAATTTTGTTCCCTTTTTAGTCTATCTGACGATGTGTCAATGCTAACGTATTATTACGTAGCCCATGATGATATCATTCTGAATATTTTGTAGCAGACCTCCTTAACAACgtgaggataaaaaataaaaataaaaaactcgtAATTATAGATAGTGGTCTTCGTATCTTTAGATTTAAAATGATTGCGGCtctgctttacttttctttttccttttttttttctttcaatttttcaatttaaaattgagatttaataggaaaaaattataaaaacatcaTCTAAATGACAGGTCATATATTGGCTCTTAGTTATATGTTAGTATTCTTTTTCTCACTAAATTAAGAGTCTTTGGCTTGCTTggatgttttatttttccattttcacttaaaacaaaaaatatgataaaaatgtatttggttagatttttaaaaacactctcagtcaaaatatttttttaaacaaaccagaaaattgaaataataaatctCATTTTTAGTTGAAAACGCATAAAAAcctcattttaaataaaataaaaatacaataaaaaatatgattttaaataaatataaaaatacaaaaatcattatatcataaatttttaatatttttatttaaaaataaaaaaacaagaaattaaatgaaatatattttcagaattgtaatgttttaaaaataaaacatagaaaatcaaaaaatgaaaatacaaaccaTATATATCCTATTGTTCTATCAtaaacaaacttgtaaaaataaagtatttaattCCCTCTTCTCTAACTTTCTAACCATTATCGTTGAACATAGACAAGTTTCCCAAACTTATTATTACACCAAAACATTactcttaaaaaatatgtgaaGAACAACATAATGCATGCGGTATTATTATCAAATGAGCAATGCTATACACGCAAATCACTTCGTATCTTCATCCTGCTTTTCACAATTAGATTATAATGGATCCATCCATtgtaacaaattttatattttattgaaaaatcacTTTATctctaatatttaatatttttaattcaatcccTGGTTTCCTTGAATGCCAGTCTTCGTGAGTCCGTACAATGGAAAAGTTTGGCTTGCTGAGAGAAAAGACGCAGATAATCTTATATTTAGCACTATATTTTTAACATGTTCTTCACGCGAGAATGTTTCCAAGGCGTACATAATACGCATGTATATTTATCTTACGTTATATATATTTAGGGTGTCAACTAATctctatacttttttttatgcttCAGAAACTAATCTGTATACTAATCTATACTACGTGTATTTaaagtctttaatttttttaaaaaaaatattatttttgcgtgactttaaaataagtaatagcAAGGTGAATTATGTACAATTCAATAATTATGAAATATTATGTGAATTATATCACCCCCACAGTGGAGAGTAAGGGTAATGCTTCTATATACAACAATTGCCAAATTTTATGCACCACCCACAGTGGAGAGTATTGACACAACTTGAGTTTGAGTTGAAGGTGtctttatttgtttatgatcCTACATGTTTTTGATTGTACAATGAGTGTTGGGTGAAACCtctcaatatatatgtaatttgtaTATTAAGGGTAAGAGTGTTTGGCTaagttattttgaaattaagaaTAGAATAAAGAGTGGTTATGAATCCATCAAATTTAAGACATGCAACTGATTCACTTGTTAAtggaatatatttaaaaattatatatatatatatatatatatatatatatatatatatatatatatatatataatatagctGATGCAATTAATATTATcgatcatattttaaattaatatttaaaatcattgtcgtgataaaataaaggaaaattgaAGGAGAATTGAAAGGTCACTTATTGAACAGTTGACTTAATACATAAGaagaaatttttgttattttttgcaGGGAAGCATAAGACAAAAGTTACTAGAGGATCATGAACAAATTTAATGAAGGTATATAAAAcacataaatataaatcatatttatatctatataagatgaagataataataataattagctATTGTATAAtgttatcaatataaaaattattataaaagtattttatatactattaaacaattattacttattaacaatttaatatgttatagaaacatattattatataaaccgGTGTAACCCTTTTACTGattaatcagaaaaaaaaatagttgcttATGTTGGCATGTGTGCGTGTCATATCGATTGCTTTAGAATTCACTTAGTTGTCAACCCAAAGGATACCTTGCCCTTGGGTTTGCTTGAGAATCCACACTCAAGCTtccaaaattgaaagaaaaaagcaGAACAAAGATATTGCACAACCCTGATTGTTTCAAGATGAACAATTCCTTAATAATCTTCACAAAATCAATAAgagttttttagaattttttttggaagaatACAACATTgtaaatcaatatttttcacTTAAATTAGTGATGAACGAGTCTTTAGAAAATCAAATAGGCTCCAACTTTGTAAAAACCCACAAAGTAAGTTAATTACTTAACTGGGATAATTGATTACTTTTCAGAAGCAACCTTCAGGTATTTGATTAGTCCTAATTataggtaattgattactataaaaaatatctttctaGCAATTGATTATCAataacatgtaatcgattactcgaGTTACTTATCAAAAATTTATGAGTAATCCATTACTCAAAGAATAGTGTGGGATTCCTAAGAGATTACATAGTTTAATTGACATATCTCACTAATACAATAAAAGTTTTTAACATCCattgtttttttactttctagACATATTGGTTGTAGGAGTAGTGTGGAATCAATCGATATAGAAAGTGAATACTTTCTAAattgatttcatatataaaagttaCTTTCTAAATTAGTTGTAtcaaaaattgatataaaaagtACTTGTTGTCTACACTAATTATTATCACAActgatgtaaaaaataatattttcaaaattagataGGTTGTCGACCCGTTGAGACGCTAAATTAATGGGTCACTAATCAAATTAGTAGGTCAATAGTTGAATCGTAATGAATaagtataaatatcataaaagttaaatataCATGTATAATGtagtttaataattatgtactaacaatgtaaaattttttttattgtcattcaatcataaattactttttgaattatttaaagataattatttttaaaattaataaacttattatacatgatctgttataattgaatgattatataaaaaagttgatACTATCGGTGCATAATTCATTTTGTTTGTATAATATGATAAGTTTACTAAGTAATGGTGTTGGCGTGGTGGTAAGTTCTGAAGTTTTACTTGCACCAGATCATAGATTCAATCCATCACAAaggtattaaattaaaaaatattttggttcATTATTTGGACCGAATTTTACCGATTCAATCATATTTTGGTTCATTTGGCCCGTGCGAGTCAGATTTTAAAACTAGGGTAGAAAACCATCTTTCGACATTGATTTATAAATATACACATGTATTACTATTATCTATTCCTTCAAATAATTCTTGTGTGAAAAGacatgttaaaaatataaaatagttaatcaaTCACATTGCATGAGCATTTATCATTCTTATTTTGACCGTTTCTAATTCTTctaatacctttttttttataaaatttatattatcttttttctttgaaaatgttATAGACCATTTTTTTGTATctattaagaaaattttataaatccaCCACTGCATATGTACCTGCCTATTATTTCTGTTGGTTGGgagaataacttttttttatactgaCATGAGGTACATTGATAATTTCTATTTAGTATCCAAAACAACATTAGTAGTCCAACACGTGTTGTTCGAAACTTGTGTCGAAGTGGATCACATCTTGTTAATAACGTAGACCTCAAATTAACTTCACGAACTGCTTTACAAATCAACCCATCTTACATTCCTCTTTAATTTTTCCTCGTAGAGTCCTTACTCCAATTTTCGTTTTGGTgcaaaatatttgattaaacaAAGGTAACATTCTTCAAATTTGATTCTTGCATGTATGTTTCTATAATCATGTCAATTCGTTTTTAAAACATAGATATCACTTATCAGGCATGATGATATTTGTTTTCCCCGCTTTTCAGATGGAAAATTTTCTTTAGAAAATTTCAAAGGAAATATATTTAGCTTTACGTAATCATCCTTTCAAAAGATGACGATTAATGTGAAAATTGTGGAAAGGGCaattttatcatatcatatcatataggTTACAAAACTGATGGATCAGTTTCATGTACTATATGGAATTCTAAGGAAAATGATTATGGAAAATGGTGCAATTATAAGGAATTGTAATAGCATACTCAATTGAGTCTTGTTGAATATGTCAATGTAGTGAAAGAGATGAAAGTGGGGCTATCAAAATTTGCCACTGCAATGGTAATCTTTTCCAGCCTGAATGCAGTGCTTGGGATCAGATTTGTGATTGACAGAGAAGACTGTTTCTCTCATAATGTTCAATATGAAGGGGATAGAGTCCAGGCTTCATTTGTTGTGATCAAGATTGATACATCTTGGCAATATACTAATGATGGTGTAGACCTTTCGGTAAGCACTGTGAAATATATTTCGGACCCTTTTGtgtgaaaaatgttttattttatttttttctgatcATAGAGATtcctcattttaattttatatgctccttaaaaaaatgtgtaactCTTCCTACATGATTTGAAACAACATAGATGGAGGCATATGATCAATTCCAAAAATAACAACACTGGTTCGGCCCTACAATAATAAGAAAAGGGTGTATGTACTATCAGTCTAACAGAATTCTACAATCATTCAATAACAGGATATGCTTTGTGAAAGTTTATTAagtttcataataattattttaaaagtcatattaataatgatttttgaTTAGTTTATcgtatgtaatttttatattgagtGCGTAGAAATTAATCTCATAATAAATATCTAGGATACTGGCATGTTTTTTAATTGAGGGCTTGCTTTCCATGTgagaataaaatgataaattacaaCAAATTATTACATGTcctgtttaaatttaaattgaatattGATATGCTAGTAAATTATAATGCTTCTGAAGTCAACCATTGATTCTATAAATTTTGTTGGAATCATTAGGTGAAGGGACCTTCTGGTGAAACAATTAAAGAATTTCATGACATGACAAGTGAAATATTCGAATTTGTGGCTCGAGACAATGGACCTCATCGCTTCTGCTTCACCAACAAGTCTCCCTATCATGAaacaattgattttgatgtcCATTCTAACCACGTTCATTTCACTGATCAGCATGCAAAAGATGGTGAGCCATACTGAACTGATTAATTTGTTACAGTTTAGTACATTTTTGCAACTGTGAAGCTATGTGAATAGGTGAGAGTGGCTGTTGACATCTTTTATCTTTGCAGAGCATTTAACTCCTTTGTTAGATCAGATAACGAAGTTAGAGCATGCACTTTTCAACATTCAGTATGAACAGCATTGGCTTGAGGCTCAGACAGAACGCCAGGCAATAGGTACATCACATATCACAATGAGGTTCTATTGGTTTAATTTCTTGACTTGTTCTAATGTCTAAGCAGAACTACTGAATCATACTAGGAGAATTATTGAATCAGAGAAGTACTGGGCAGTAACACTTTTCAACACACACCCTAttcttttgttggttaaaatttattcaaaactaaaaaatcaaGAGAGACCCATTAATAAGATGTGAGACACACAAATTGTCATtgtcaataaatttcaaccaataagaTGTGTGTTCAAAAAAAGTATGTGTAGGACTCTTGAATCAAATTGTGGAAACATGATCacagaggaggaagaggaggagtaACATTTATAAACTGTTATGCTTTAGGCTTTGGCTAAGGGCCTAAGTATGATAATAAAAAGACtgttttcttaaaaagaaaaaatagaaaagaaatattTGTATCCTAAATATAAAAGTTGCTGGTCTCGTTAAAACTCCTGAGTTTGGTTGAACCACTGTTCATTTATGTTCTACTCTACTAGTCTACTTAGGTTTTAGAAACTCAAATTTCCAAAgaaatattttcacaaaacttGCTATTTTTCTTTGACATGAGATTTCAGACTTCATGATTCTTGACCCACTATTATATGTTCATGTATACTACATTTAAGGTCAATTTTGATGTTTAGTATGAACTATTCCCTAGAATATGACATGTGCTTCTTTACAAAGTGACTGGTTGcgtataaaataaaacaaattacaatAACACACTATGAGGTTTCATGTAATTACACATatctttatccttttttttttattttcctaagcTAATCcttttttaagtttgaaaacattACATTAATATCTCCGTATATGTTTGAAATCATTACACTAACGCCTTCCAAACTTTACACTAACACTTCCTATAGAGGAGGCGAAAGTAATGATTAAAAAACAGAGAATGCTTGTGTAATTACAGGAAACCTCGGGGATATTGTTGTAATTtgctttataaaatatatacttgATTATATCTATGAATTTCATTGCAATTGCAGTAAGCAATGCATTGAGCTCCAGAACACTTCACAAGGCCATACTTGAATCAATGGCACTAATGGGAGCCAGCGCCCTCCAAGTTTATCTTCTTCGTCGCCTCTTTGAAAGAAAGCTTGCAATATAGAGTTCAAGTGTCACTACGTTGATTTTGGAGCATAACTTGTTAGTCCACTAAATTATGTTGGCCATTATAGGTTACACTGCATGCATTAGAACCTACTGATTGAAGATTATTTAGCTGCTAGGCTCTTTTTTTTTAGGCACATGGACATGCATTCTTGTCTTGTGCTACACAAAAAAGTCATGTTAATATTGCTGTCTCCGAGCTCTCTTGTTGAGTCCTCTTAAATTTCGCAGGAAAAGTGGaccaaataaatgataaataattgtcGGTTGAAAGAATTTCAGCAAAACTTTGAACCatagtaaaatgaaattttaatttctacagAACTAGCAAGCACACATTTGAATTGTAGTTTTCCATTTCGACTCACaaaattccttttaaaaaattgcaagCCTGATGTTTTGAATGCttttatttaaagtaatttatataGAATAAAGCAAAGATGCTCCAGCATACTAACAATTATTGTCACGTTATTTTTAACACCATCAAGGGCATCTACTTCATGCAACTTTGAAACTTCATGGTTAACATCATGTACCCTTTATGGCAACAAAAACAACTTCTTTATAGCATATATCTTTCTTAGCTAGATTTACCAGCAAGAAGCTATTGACATGACAAATATGTATtcggaatttttatttttttaatctaacatGCATGCAGGACTATTTTATGTCTTCAAGTGCAAAAATAAGTAAACAAATTTGTCTCATACActtcttttctgttttatttttatttttattgttctcTTCCAGCTTAGAAGAGGAGTTTAAACTGGAAAAGAACAACTAGTTTGATGAACAGCAAGGTGTACCAAATTGAAAACTTGATCAGGGCAAAGAAATCAAAGGAAGGAATAAAATGGGTTCATAAAATAGGATTTGTTTGTTAATACAAGCAATACAATGTGACAAGCAACTCTCTAGCTCATAGTGCAAGACAAGGCAAAACAGGAAGCAACCCTGGCTCCTAATAATAAACCACAACATTGATACACACACATAAATAATAGTCtgtcttcttttctttcccCCATTGCAGCTCACTTTTACAGCACATAATAGAAATTCCGTAGAATTCGCTTATGACTCTACAGCTCTTATCTTAGAGAAAATACTGTGACACTAGTTACACAAACATTGTTCTTCTGTTCAGGCTTTTCACAGGAGCAACCATTGCTATGCTATGATTCGGCAGAAGGGTTTTGCATGCAGCAAAACCATTTTTTCTGAAACCAAGTAAAATCATTCATAAGGAGAAAATGACAAATATATACTGTGAATGAATTTGAATgcttatctaattaaaaataattacatctcAATTTGACAATCTAAACCCAAACAAAATCCAATGCAAACCACAGTTTCTATGATCAATCTCCTCAGAAAACACAACTTCATTTCAAAGGTTCACAAATCATAGACCAAAATTATTGGagcaaatcaaatcaaatagaaGATGGACCCATCTTTTCCTTTATTGTTTTGGACATTTTAATGCTTTTAACAAGATCTTAATCACAGCttaataaggaaaaaatatatttcaagcaAGAGTGAATACTGTGAATGAATTTAGTAGGCTGGCAGAGATTGATACCAAAATGAGGAGGGGGAAGAAAACCCAGAAGAGTTTATAATTTACAAACTATAAATCATGGTTTCAATACATCATGGATTTAGTATGCCAAGGCTTCGTATTCTTAACAAAGAGGGGGAAGCAAACTCAGCAGAGGTTATAATTTACAAACTATAAATCAGAGTTTTAATACATCTTGAATTTAGTAGGCCAAAGCTAGTATTCTTGTTCTAGCATATTTTCTCAACACTTATTAAGTTACTGAAAATGTCATCCAATAGTTTCTCAACTCATGCAAAGAACACAGGCATACATGACGTGACACACATGTCACAACACAATCAGCATTTTTGCATGGTTAAAATTCCTGTTCAGATGGACCAAAATATGCTGTAttcagattaaaaataaaaacagtggTGTGTTTGTCAGGTAAGTAGAGAGAGAATTCATCAAGAACATCTCACAGTTTGAGTTTTGCCAGGCTCTACAGCAGGTTTGCTATGAGGATCAGTGGCAGTCTTTCCTGGTGAATCTGGGTTACCACCTGTCTTTTTCTCATCCCTGGCCTTATTAAAAATCACTGTGAACCCCTCAGCTGAGGTTGGATCATTGACATCCCATTCACCAAATTTTGGAAGTGGCCGGCCCTTTTCCTGTAGGATAACTAGATTAGCCAATGCAAAATAAagactcaaaatatttttaaaataattctttaacatttttatgAACTTGATAATTATATAACTGGAAAGAAAGTGTGTAAAGCTGATAACATAATAGATCTTCTACATACTACAAAAGTTTGATAAATGTATGTCTCAAATAATAAAGTTGGGTTCCTATTAAGCATAAAAGAATGAAGACCAAACATCACACATAAAAGCAGACAAGTTTGATTAAAAGGAATAGCTGTTGTTGGTAAAGAACCCAAACCTTAAGATCATAGACATGCTACTATTTGTATTATTCTAGTGTCAATTCACGTAAATTGTTCTTCCAAATTCTTATTCAATCTCTAGAAAGAGGCATGTTTCTAATTGCCAGACCCCTTTGCTTATCCATTATACATCACTCACACAAAGGTCAAGTCATCATTTAGAGTTTGGACAGCACTTGACATAACTAATCACATATGATTTGCAGCACATCTACAAACGAAGTCATCACTCACACAAAGTTTCTCTCtactttcttgtttttttttccctacTCAGAGGCTAGCAGTCATTCATTCCTACACTGTTCAGTGGTTTAATATCCATGGTATAGACTCTCTCCATCTTCTGAGAAAGTTGGATTTGTCCCGCTAGTtagaaaaacttttatattcTATACCATTCCAACTATTATGGGAAGATGAAACAGGATAAAGATCTATGACATTGTACAATTTGACCTTTTATGGTTTGGTTTTTTAGCATTCTTGTTTCCTTTACACGGCTTACGATCAACTTCCCTACTAGCCCTTTCTAATAAAATCCTGTTATtctctttaaaagaaaaaaaaaatctctggCCAAATTATTTAAGCAACAAGAACTGAGGTTCACATATCATAATCCATACATAaaacagaagagaaaaaaagacaaCAAATCACGAGGTAGTAATTCCGAAAAGGGTAGGTCGTAACAgaacaaaacaacaaataattcaGTAATTTCACCCCggacaagaaaagaagaaaaggaaatcaaCTAGAAATCTGATCTAGAAGCACCTACGATATTGATAATTGATAACAGCCGACACGATTCAGAAGCTACTAGAAAAgagaacaaacacaaaaatagcAACAATCACCCAAAGCACACGGTGAttcaaaaataggaaaaatctCACAGTTAAACTGACTTCGATTAACACACCCAATTTAAGGCAAGACTAAAGCATGAACTAATACATCTAAACGAATTATTCACCAAACAAACATGGTAAAGAGCAGCAACATCCTAAGACTATTCTAGTCTTTCACATAACATTTGAGGATCGAACCAAAAAGGCACACAAGTAAACATTTCATACAAAGACAAAGAATAATAATTAGATGTAATCAGAAGAAATCGAAGACATGAACCTAAAGCTCAAATAACCGAAGGATCACAGTATCGAAATCCAGAAATGAACAACAAAAATTGagacaaataaatcaaaattaatcacagaaaaaataaaatcggAAAAGCAAATAAGCGATTGGAGAATCGTATACAACAGCTCAATACAATGATCaaagagaaaatcaaatcaattgagaaaatacaaattatcacaaaaaaaagaagtaagagagagaaaacaacacATACCGACATC
This window harbors:
- the LOC100807684 gene encoding transmembrane emp24 domain-containing protein p24beta2, giving the protein MVIFSSLNAVLGIRFVIDREDCFSHNVQYEGDRVQASFVVIKIDTSWQYTNDGVDLSVKGPSGETIKEFHDMTSEIFEFVARDNGPHRFCFTNKSPYHETIDFDVHSNHVHFTDQHAKDEHLTPLLDQITKLEHALFNIQYEQHWLEAQTERQAIVSNALSSRTLHKAILESMALMGASALQVYLLRRLFERKLAI
- the LOC100305772 gene encoding protein NOI4 — translated: MSEKGRPLPKFGEWDVNDPTSAEGFTVIFNKARDEKKTGGNPDSPGKTATDPHSKPAVEPGKTQTKKWFCCMQNPSAES